ATGCTTTGGAGATGTTAAGGGGAAAACCTGCTAATAGATATAGACAGTTGcctgtatacatacatattctAAAAACCGTATATCCAAATTCGTACATAAGTATGCACAAGTCATCAACTGATGAGTTCATGTATTTGTTCATAGCGTTAAGGCCCTTGATGAGGGGGTTTCAATTTTGTCGACCAGTAGTTGTTGTTGACGGTGCACATcttgatggaccttataaagggaCGTTTGTATCAGCTAGCACACTTGATGAGGCAGGTATTACTTTCTTATAATGTTTCTTATTGAATAACAGCGTGTCATCTCATTTTTCACATTTGTTGTGATTCTGATGAATTCTAATAACTATTGTATcgctattattgatttattaggtTGCATATTGCCGTTGGCGTATGGTATTGTTGATACGAAAAATAATTCATCATGGACGtggatttttcaaaattttaagaatgcatttggtgagagggacaatatgtgtgttgtatcaAATAGGAACAAAAGCATAATCAAGAGTGTAAGCATGGTATTTCCCAATGTTTCtcattttgcatgcatatgacatATATGGAAAAATGTGTGTACTAAATATAGAAGGAGCAAAGTTGTACTAAGTGACATCTTCTATTCAATGGCCAAGGCATACCGAAAAGATGAAGTCGATAAATTAATGGCCAAAGTTGAAAGAATCGATCAACGGGTggcacaatatttaaaaaatgcagGATACGAAAAGTGGTCAAGAGTTCATGCCACTGTCAACAGGGGtagaatgatgacttctaacatcgcagaatgtatcaatggatgtcttgttgaagcacgagagctgcctataattgactttttggagcaaacgagaatgttatttggttcttggaactgcaaaaatagggaaatagcatcttatacaaaatatactttgggtagaaaatttgaaaatatccTAGTTTCAAACACGATCAAGTGTTCGCGAATGAAGGTACacgatacatactttctgatacatatatactgatacatcaattcTGGTACatgatacatactttctgatacatatatattgatacatcagttctgatacatcatttctgtaattgatacatactttctgatacatatatgtgaaatttatttcttggtgGCTGATGATTCATCAATTATGTataacatgtgctaattaaataatgaaacttcaattatgatacataagttctacatttgatacataagttctgatacatatatgtaaagATTATTTTCCTTCAGGCTGATGATTAATCAGTTATACATAACATGTTctaaatatatactgatacatcagtgtagatacattagttgtgtagatgatacataagtactaatagatatatgtgaagtttatgtATATCAGTTTGTTGCTTCGTCATTCAGGTATAGCTTGTGCTCATTATACACTAATATATCAATTCGGATACATCAAttgtgtagttgatacataagtactgacacatataaaca
This sequence is a window from Solanum dulcamara chromosome 10, daSolDulc1.2, whole genome shotgun sequence. Protein-coding genes within it:
- the LOC129905068 gene encoding uncharacterized protein LOC129905068, whose protein sequence is MAKAYRKDEVDKLMAKVERIDQRVAQYLKNAGYEKWSRVHATVNRGRMMTSNIAECINGCLVEARELPIIDFLEQTRMLFGSWNCKNREIASYTKYTLGRKFENILVSNTIKCSRMKVVASSEYLSKNITDLHPYYSDYYKPEALANTYELPMVPMPNKKDWTAPKEILEEFVLPPIYKRMPGRPKKGRKKFANEKITSSTNSCGRCGHEGHNRKTCNFIPK